A section of the Ruania halotolerans genome encodes:
- a CDS encoding ROK family transcriptional regulator, with translation MRGSTMPDIGVRNEMVVLQAIRRTPAGISQTEIVRRSGLSRQAVSQITRRLIERGLVGTHGTRVSGRGKPSTILRIAPHAQLTVGVHLDPAHITVVIVDVLAQVVAKRSLGAPTELPQQDIAAIAEALTQMMDELRGQGWTAADGGDVVGALSGIGIAAPGGMDAAAGILLEPPWLPGWRHVALVEHLVEATGLPAVLDKDTNAALTAEVWAGAFPADETILYIYVGAGVGSAVAGGGVVHRGSTTQAGEIGHLPTGLDGPECQCGRRACLGLYTDASAILRSAQEQGLIPGDPTARVADALAEVVARGQAGQEQARELIARHGRALGEALRTLIGVHDPHRIIIGGPYWGLLENLALPELSERALRAGGGDHGVRITSSTLGDDVGAIGAASLFLERTLSPAGR, from the coding sequence ATGCGTGGATCGACGATGCCCGATATCGGGGTGCGCAACGAGATGGTGGTCCTGCAGGCCATCCGCCGCACACCCGCGGGGATATCGCAGACCGAGATCGTCCGCCGTAGCGGGCTATCCCGCCAAGCGGTCTCCCAGATCACCCGACGGCTCATCGAACGCGGGCTGGTGGGCACGCACGGGACCAGGGTGAGCGGCCGCGGTAAGCCGTCTACGATCCTGCGAATAGCCCCACACGCTCAGCTCACGGTCGGCGTGCATCTGGACCCGGCCCACATCACCGTGGTCATCGTCGACGTCCTGGCCCAAGTCGTTGCCAAGCGCTCGCTCGGAGCGCCTACTGAACTCCCGCAGCAGGACATCGCGGCGATCGCCGAGGCCCTGACCCAGATGATGGACGAGCTGCGCGGGCAGGGGTGGACGGCGGCTGACGGGGGCGACGTGGTGGGCGCACTTAGCGGAATCGGCATCGCAGCACCGGGGGGGATGGACGCCGCGGCGGGCATCCTGCTCGAGCCGCCGTGGCTACCGGGTTGGCGCCACGTGGCGCTTGTTGAACACCTGGTGGAGGCTACCGGCCTTCCCGCCGTCCTGGACAAGGACACCAATGCCGCGTTGACCGCAGAAGTGTGGGCAGGTGCCTTCCCGGCGGACGAGACCATCCTCTATATCTACGTCGGCGCCGGTGTCGGCTCTGCCGTCGCCGGCGGGGGAGTCGTGCATCGTGGCAGCACCACCCAGGCTGGTGAGATCGGGCACCTGCCGACTGGCCTCGACGGACCCGAGTGCCAGTGCGGCCGGCGGGCGTGCCTGGGCTTGTACACCGACGCCTCAGCGATCCTGCGCTCTGCGCAGGAACAGGGTCTCATTCCCGGCGACCCCACGGCGCGGGTTGCGGACGCACTCGCCGAAGTCGTCGCACGCGGCCAGGCGGGCCAGGAGCAGGCTCGTGAACTGATCGCCCGGCACGGTCGTGCGCTCGGTGAGGCGCTCCGCACGTTGATCGGGGTGCACGATCCGCACCGAATCATCATCGGCGGACCGTACTGGGGCTTGCTCGAGAACCTGGCGTTGCCGGAGTTATCTGAGCGTGCCCTACGTGCCGGTGGCGGTGACCACGGTGTCCGCATCACCTCGTCCACCCTTGGCGATGACGTTGGCGCGATCGGCGCGGCCAGCCTGTTTCTGGAACGGACCCTCTCGCCAGCTGGTCGCTGA
- a CDS encoding carbohydrate ABC transporter permease has translation MSATGLSSTSAPSIAEPPSTATEPASGRRRRRGMTATNKRNLRTGLLFISPWIVGVLVFILYPVTYSIVLSFTRYSGMDAPTWVGVQNYITAFTDPLVAKATSNTIFFALIAVPLGLLVALTLAIAMNQNVREVALYRTIFYAPSLIPAFAMSFIFIVFLNPQFGLFNQVLNLFGGPNINLLGDPTGVKIAIILMAQFGAGNAALIFLAGLRNIPKTIYEAARVDGAGPGRQFVAITFPLLTPVLLFNLITGVSGALQVFTEAYIVTNGTGDPDAGALFYMMYLYKTAFGFAELGYASALAVLLFLAGLALALMIFWLSRRFVNYDVEAA, from the coding sequence ATGAGCGCCACCGGACTGAGCAGCACGAGCGCCCCCAGCATCGCGGAACCCCCGAGCACGGCAACGGAGCCCGCGAGCGGCCGGCGCCGCAGACGCGGAATGACCGCGACGAACAAACGCAATCTGAGGACGGGATTGCTGTTCATCTCACCGTGGATCGTCGGCGTCTTGGTGTTCATTCTCTACCCCGTCACCTACTCGATCGTCCTGAGCTTCACCCGCTATTCGGGGATGGATGCCCCAACGTGGGTCGGGGTGCAGAACTACATCACGGCGTTCACGGATCCCCTGGTCGCGAAGGCAACGAGCAACACCATCTTCTTCGCACTCATCGCCGTCCCCCTGGGCCTACTCGTCGCCCTCACCCTCGCGATCGCCATGAATCAGAATGTCCGCGAAGTTGCCCTGTACCGGACGATCTTCTATGCCCCGTCCCTGATCCCGGCATTCGCCATGTCGTTCATCTTCATCGTCTTCCTCAACCCACAGTTCGGGTTGTTCAACCAAGTGCTGAACTTGTTCGGCGGCCCGAACATCAACCTGCTGGGTGATCCCACGGGTGTGAAGATCGCGATCATCCTCATGGCGCAGTTCGGCGCGGGGAATGCCGCGCTGATCTTCCTTGCCGGTCTGCGCAATATCCCGAAGACGATCTATGAGGCAGCGCGGGTGGACGGGGCAGGCCCGGGCCGCCAGTTCGTGGCGATTACCTTCCCGCTCCTGACCCCGGTGTTGCTGTTCAACCTGATCACCGGCGTCTCCGGAGCCCTCCAGGTGTTCACCGAGGCCTACATCGTCACCAATGGCACAGGAGATCCCGACGCGGGAGCCCTCTTCTACATGATGTATCTGTACAAGACGGCGTTCGGCTTCGCTGAGTTGGGATACGCCTCCGCCCTCGCCGTCCTACTGTTCCTGGCGGGCCTTGCCTTGGCGCTGATGATCTTCTGGCTCTCGCGCAGATTCGTGAACTACGACGTGGAGGCGGCCTGA
- a CDS encoding extracellular solute-binding protein yields MDRREFLVGAGVVTAAAFTASSCARSGPTGDHVIRYWGMGASDTDKDEAVREAFLATEEGQGMQIVIDQVPSSGVADMSQIITAVRGGTAPDLWWMDRFNAVQNASIGLLEPIDPLIEEYEDVSPEEFKRQWIQFAIDELTYDGQTYGLPTSTDARGLLYNENVLLESGIDLDMFDPEQHVITWDELREVARRITQVDSRGNYERFGFAPWIDEGWAYTWGFGLNAQVYDNATATITLDSPEWVSVFELFADWAEEFPYASVDAFYATYQPPNSPPSQSALFSGRLGMTTSGPWAIQGNEKYAPDLPLSFTWLPVTHADEPSRTWSGGQSLVIPKGANVTKNLWEYLKFHAGYPGQSIIQPLLGNLPTNLRAIEEDAFNPKAELFRQMLPNSTSRPPLPVGSAAWDALARTRGSVALGSMSPTEAAQSNQALIAPKMELFAGYTMPETYGTPSEVPGAQ; encoded by the coding sequence ATGGACAGACGAGAGTTCCTTGTCGGCGCCGGCGTGGTCACCGCTGCCGCGTTCACCGCCAGCTCCTGCGCCAGGAGCGGTCCCACCGGCGATCATGTGATCCGCTACTGGGGCATGGGCGCCTCCGACACTGACAAGGACGAGGCGGTCCGCGAGGCGTTCCTGGCGACCGAGGAGGGCCAGGGGATGCAGATCGTCATCGACCAGGTGCCATCCAGCGGGGTCGCGGACATGAGCCAGATCATCACGGCCGTGCGCGGTGGCACCGCTCCGGACCTGTGGTGGATGGACCGGTTCAACGCCGTGCAGAATGCCTCGATCGGACTTCTCGAACCCATCGACCCGTTGATCGAGGAGTATGAGGACGTCTCCCCCGAGGAGTTCAAGAGGCAATGGATTCAGTTTGCCATCGACGAACTGACCTATGACGGCCAGACGTACGGACTGCCCACCTCGACGGATGCGCGCGGCCTGCTCTACAACGAAAACGTACTCCTCGAGTCCGGGATCGACCTGGACATGTTCGATCCAGAGCAGCATGTGATCACCTGGGACGAGCTACGCGAGGTGGCACGCCGAATCACTCAGGTCGACTCGCGCGGGAACTACGAACGCTTCGGCTTCGCACCGTGGATCGACGAAGGCTGGGCCTACACCTGGGGCTTCGGCCTGAACGCCCAGGTGTACGACAACGCGACCGCCACGATCACGCTCGACTCCCCGGAATGGGTCAGCGTCTTCGAGTTGTTCGCCGACTGGGCCGAGGAGTTTCCCTACGCCTCGGTCGATGCCTTCTATGCGACGTACCAGCCGCCAAACTCTCCTCCGAGCCAGTCGGCGCTGTTCAGCGGCAGACTCGGGATGACCACGTCCGGGCCGTGGGCGATCCAGGGAAACGAGAAGTACGCCCCGGATCTGCCGCTCTCGTTCACCTGGCTGCCGGTGACGCACGCCGATGAGCCCTCGCGCACCTGGTCCGGCGGTCAATCCCTCGTCATCCCGAAGGGGGCAAACGTCACCAAGAACCTGTGGGAGTACCTCAAGTTCCACGCCGGCTACCCAGGGCAGTCCATCATCCAGCCGTTGCTGGGCAATCTGCCGACGAACCTGCGGGCCATCGAGGAAGACGCGTTCAACCCGAAGGCGGAACTGTTCCGCCAGATGCTGCCGAACTCCACTTCGCGGCCACCGCTGCCCGTCGGGTCCGCAGCCTGGGACGCCCTCGCCCGGACTCGTGGCTCCGTGGCGCTCGGATCGATGAGCCCCACCGAGGCTGCCCAGTCGAACCAGGCGCTGATCGCTCCGAAGATGGAACTCTTCGCCGGTTACACGATGCCCGAGACCTACGGCACACCGAGCGAGGTGCCAGGGGCGCAGTAG
- a CDS encoding ABC transporter ATP-binding protein: MTTTPTPAGAGTAVSAQNLTKVYGSGDVAVTALNNVTISFETGQFTAIMGPSGSGKSTLMHLLAGLDSATSGRVLLGETELTTLGDNELTRLRRERVGFVFQSFNLLPMFTAWENITLPSELAGAAVDSAWLDSLVDTFGMRDRLTHKPHALSGGQQQRVAIARALSTRPDVVFADEPTGNLDSRSGAEVLSFLRRSVRELGQTIVMVTHDPTAAAYADQVVLLADGAIAGTIESPTPESVMAGLDALRSLETTAGLS, translated from the coding sequence ATGACCACAACACCCACGCCCGCCGGGGCAGGCACCGCCGTCAGCGCTCAGAATCTCACCAAGGTGTACGGAAGCGGAGACGTGGCCGTCACGGCCCTGAACAACGTCACCATCAGTTTCGAGACGGGCCAGTTCACCGCCATCATGGGCCCCTCCGGCTCCGGCAAATCCACGCTCATGCATCTGCTCGCCGGCCTCGACTCCGCCACCTCCGGCCGCGTCCTGCTGGGCGAGACCGAGCTGACCACCTTGGGGGACAACGAGCTGACCAGACTCCGGCGGGAGCGCGTCGGCTTCGTGTTCCAGTCGTTCAACCTGCTGCCGATGTTCACCGCCTGGGAGAACATCACCCTGCCCTCCGAGCTGGCTGGAGCGGCCGTGGACTCGGCGTGGCTCGATTCGCTGGTGGACACCTTCGGGATGCGCGACCGGCTCACGCACAAGCCGCATGCACTCTCGGGTGGCCAACAACAGCGGGTGGCCATCGCGCGAGCTCTCAGCACTCGCCCTGATGTGGTGTTCGCCGACGAGCCCACCGGAAATCTGGACTCCCGATCCGGTGCCGAGGTGCTTTCGTTCCTGCGCCGTAGCGTCCGCGAACTCGGTCAGACGATTGTGATGGTCACCCATGACCCCACCGCTGCCGCATACGCCGATCAGGTGGTGCTCCTGGCTGACGGTGCGATCGCCGGAACGATCGAATCACCCACCCCTGAATCCGTGATGGCCGGGCTGGATGCGCTGCGCAGTCTCGAGACGACGGCGGGTCTGAGCTGA
- a CDS encoding Gfo/Idh/MocA family protein, giving the protein MPSPLRIAVLSAWHVHAEEYGHAAINHPETELVAVWDDDTERGRALAERLGVEFTPDLSALLARDDLDGVTVTTATSDHDAVLAATIAAGKHIFTEKLLSPTVQGCDDLISSAASAGLALTVSLPRLSHGYTLAVREILASGRLGRITYARVRLAHDGSTRDWLPARFYDPVAALGGAFSDLAAHPVYLTQLILGAEIVTVRSTYTDMTGRGVEDNAVVTVSTTDGAIGVIETGFVTPASPFTIEVLGTAGSLLYGFENHADGSAVLRLGTTNGWEEIDIPADGPAPFDMWVEAIRSGEPTAENLHRARALTALVVAANNDAHT; this is encoded by the coding sequence ATGCCTTCCCCCCTGCGAATCGCCGTGCTCAGCGCATGGCACGTGCACGCCGAGGAATACGGCCATGCCGCCATCAATCATCCCGAGACGGAACTCGTCGCAGTCTGGGACGACGATACCGAGCGCGGTCGGGCACTTGCCGAGCGACTGGGTGTGGAATTCACACCGGATCTGTCAGCGCTGCTGGCGCGGGACGACCTCGACGGAGTCACCGTCACTACCGCCACCAGCGATCACGATGCGGTGCTCGCCGCGACCATCGCCGCAGGGAAGCACATCTTCACCGAGAAGCTGCTCTCGCCCACCGTGCAAGGCTGCGACGACCTCATCTCCTCGGCGGCATCCGCCGGCCTGGCCCTGACCGTCTCCCTTCCGCGACTGTCCCACGGGTACACGCTCGCGGTGCGCGAGATACTCGCGTCCGGGCGCCTGGGTCGCATCACCTACGCGCGGGTCCGTCTCGCCCACGATGGATCAACGCGGGACTGGTTGCCCGCTCGATTCTACGATCCGGTCGCAGCACTCGGCGGCGCGTTTTCTGACCTTGCCGCACATCCCGTCTACCTCACCCAGCTCATTCTCGGCGCCGAGATTGTCACGGTGCGCTCGACCTACACGGATATGACCGGCCGCGGCGTGGAGGACAACGCCGTCGTCACCGTCTCCACCACCGACGGTGCCATCGGCGTCATCGAGACCGGCTTCGTCACGCCGGCGAGCCCCTTCACCATCGAGGTTCTCGGCACCGCCGGTTCACTGCTGTACGGCTTTGAGAATCACGCCGATGGCTCTGCGGTCCTCCGGCTCGGTACCACCAACGGCTGGGAGGAGATCGACATTCCGGCCGACGGGCCCGCCCCGTTCGACATGTGGGTCGAGGCAATCCGGAGCGGAGAGCCGACCGCCGAGAACCTCCATCGCGCTCGCGCACTGACTGCGCTCGTGGTCGCCGCCAACAACGACGCTCACACCTGA
- a CDS encoding ABC transporter permease, producing MRTSAGRLVAAGIAIMLGTAFVAASLLATATMERTTYNSVSSAYAGADLVLVDPGGGRSEGDLAEIAAVDGVAAVHSMAMAGAELGTEDRREYVTLGAAAPTESLESADLTEGEMPTAAGQVALTTAVADRLQVGIGDEITSTVEYWIDDPDAPDGETSETESTSLEVVGLLDEPEAFLFNRASALLQADQMNDLLALTWAGEPAHFEMSLALADGADLETVRTDVEALFGDAVHVRTVEEQAKITTAELAGNEQVMTMLLLAFATVALAVAALVIANTFQVLIAQRTRTLALLRCVGAGKAQVRRSVLLEAAILGLIASVAGIALGSTLVGVGLAVLANLNLDVPIDAGLVITPAVMLAPLLTGLLVTMLAALVPARMATRVAPLAALRPLEGASAGSAGRARAVFTGLLLGGGFGLLALAVVIGRAADTESDSTLMLALGLGLLGGVVSLVGLLVGSVFVVPRLIRLVGRLVGRGITGKIAIANSVRNPKRTASTASALLIGVALVTMMSTGAATARETLSETLDARFPVDLSVATPDSLSDVQISAVQDMPGVRDSMLLARTEVEATSASGETSWLTAAAVSDGDLADVLRDPATAPVGPGRVVVPSDMASWYGIEDGDELTLAGQSESGDATSVTVTAAVTTLDGQVALLDPSTFAELGEVPAASMMWARFADDVNERDLVRTVQSTLTDLSETVEGLQPPEISGAAVERAGYAQVVDTLLAVVLGLLGVSVVIALVGVANTLSLSVIERRRESAMLRALGLTKAQLRGMLAVEGVLMAGAGAMIGAVAGLIYGWAGSSVLLQSIGEVPFLVPWRDLAAVAGVALVAGLLASVLPARSAVRTSPVAALGVD from the coding sequence ATGCGCACGTCGGCAGGCCGGCTCGTCGCCGCCGGGATCGCGATCATGCTCGGCACGGCGTTCGTGGCCGCCAGCCTGCTTGCGACCGCCACGATGGAGCGCACTACCTATAACTCCGTCAGCTCGGCATATGCCGGTGCTGACCTTGTGCTCGTTGACCCCGGCGGCGGGCGCTCGGAGGGCGACCTTGCCGAGATCGCAGCGGTCGATGGCGTGGCCGCGGTCCATTCGATGGCGATGGCAGGCGCCGAACTGGGCACGGAGGATCGACGTGAGTACGTGACGCTGGGCGCCGCCGCGCCCACCGAATCGTTGGAGTCGGCCGATCTGACCGAGGGTGAGATGCCGACGGCGGCCGGTCAGGTGGCGTTGACCACGGCCGTGGCGGATCGGCTGCAGGTGGGCATCGGAGACGAGATCACGTCCACCGTGGAGTACTGGATTGACGATCCGGATGCTCCCGACGGCGAAACGTCCGAGACCGAGTCCACCTCCCTGGAAGTGGTCGGGCTGCTGGACGAACCCGAGGCTTTCCTGTTCAACCGTGCCTCTGCCCTCCTGCAGGCCGACCAGATGAATGACCTGCTCGCCCTGACCTGGGCCGGTGAGCCAGCGCATTTCGAGATGTCCCTTGCTCTGGCCGACGGAGCGGATCTGGAAACGGTGCGCACCGACGTCGAGGCTCTGTTCGGTGACGCAGTCCACGTGCGCACCGTGGAAGAGCAGGCGAAGATCACCACCGCCGAGCTCGCCGGCAACGAGCAGGTGATGACCATGCTCCTCCTGGCCTTCGCCACGGTTGCGCTCGCCGTGGCCGCTCTGGTGATCGCGAACACCTTCCAAGTGCTCATCGCCCAGCGCACCCGCACCCTGGCGCTGCTGCGATGTGTGGGTGCAGGCAAGGCTCAGGTACGCCGCTCAGTGCTCTTGGAGGCCGCCATCCTCGGCCTGATCGCCTCAGTGGCCGGCATTGCGCTCGGCAGCACACTGGTGGGAGTGGGGCTCGCGGTACTGGCCAACCTGAATCTCGATGTGCCGATCGATGCCGGGCTGGTGATCACTCCAGCCGTGATGCTCGCGCCCCTGCTGACCGGCCTCCTGGTGACGATGCTCGCCGCGCTGGTCCCGGCACGGATGGCCACGCGAGTGGCACCGCTGGCGGCACTACGTCCGCTGGAGGGCGCATCCGCAGGGTCCGCGGGCCGGGCCCGAGCGGTCTTCACCGGCCTGCTGCTGGGGGGAGGCTTTGGACTGCTGGCCCTCGCCGTGGTGATCGGGCGCGCAGCGGACACCGAGTCGGACTCCACGCTCATGCTGGCACTGGGCCTCGGTCTACTCGGCGGCGTGGTGTCGCTGGTGGGCCTGCTGGTGGGGAGCGTGTTCGTGGTACCGCGGCTGATCAGGCTCGTCGGACGGCTCGTGGGCCGCGGGATCACCGGGAAGATCGCCATCGCCAACTCGGTGCGTAACCCGAAGCGCACAGCATCCACGGCCAGTGCTCTGCTCATCGGGGTAGCCCTGGTCACCATGATGAGCACAGGTGCGGCCACCGCTCGCGAGACGCTCTCCGAGACGTTGGATGCCCGGTTCCCCGTGGACCTGAGCGTCGCCACGCCGGACTCGCTCTCTGATGTGCAGATCAGTGCCGTGCAGGACATGCCCGGTGTGAGGGACTCCATGCTGCTGGCTCGCACCGAGGTGGAAGCGACGAGTGCAAGTGGCGAGACTTCCTGGCTCACCGCGGCCGCCGTCAGCGATGGCGACCTTGCCGACGTGCTCCGCGATCCCGCAACGGCCCCCGTGGGTCCCGGCCGGGTTGTGGTGCCCAGTGACATGGCCTCCTGGTACGGCATCGAGGACGGCGATGAACTCACCCTGGCAGGGCAGAGTGAATCCGGGGACGCGACGTCGGTGACCGTCACTGCGGCCGTGACCACCCTGGACGGGCAAGTCGCCCTGCTGGACCCGAGCACATTCGCCGAACTCGGTGAGGTACCGGCCGCATCGATGATGTGGGCGCGCTTCGCCGACGACGTGAATGAACGCGACCTGGTCCGCACCGTGCAGTCCACCCTGACCGACCTCTCGGAGACAGTGGAGGGCTTGCAGCCCCCGGAAATCAGCGGCGCTGCCGTGGAGCGCGCCGGGTACGCGCAAGTCGTCGACACGCTACTGGCCGTGGTGCTGGGTCTGCTGGGTGTGTCCGTGGTGATCGCACTGGTGGGCGTGGCCAATACCCTCTCCCTCTCGGTGATCGAGCGGCGCAGGGAATCGGCCATGCTGAGGGCGCTCGGACTCACCAAGGCCCAGCTGCGCGGCATGCTTGCCGTTGAAGGCGTGCTGATGGCCGGCGCCGGCGCGATGATCGGTGCAGTGGCGGGATTGATCTACGGCTGGGCCGGCTCGTCGGTGCTACTTCAGTCAATCGGAGAGGTCCCCTTCCTGGTGCCGTGGCGGGATCTGGCTGCGGTCGCAGGAGTGGCCTTGGTGGCTGGTTTGCTGGCGTCGGTGCTCCCGGCTCGCTCCGCCGTGCGCACCTCCCCCGTGGCCGCGCTCGGCGTGGACTAG
- a CDS encoding carbohydrate ABC transporter permease yields the protein MTSTFTPKTSLSSLQVSQDRDELNRRADGTRRPWYSTLAARAVMVALSVLFLLPLYWMSVSSLKSDEELAQFPPTLIPETWEFGNYVDAVLAMPFLTFFANSAIITTSVVVLSVLSNFVIAYSFACIDWPGRDKLFYVVIATLFLPFPVTLIPMFDMWARLGLVNTLFPLIIPAAFGSAFYIFLLRQFLKQIPQDMLNAARVDGASEWTIVWRLALPTSRPALVTVAIFAAVAAWNDFMGPLIYLQDESVQTLSIGLQTFRSVNAQDVSFNQLMAASFLVILPLLLLFFIFQRYFIRGITIGGFK from the coding sequence ATGACCAGCACTTTCACCCCCAAGACGAGCCTGTCAAGCCTGCAGGTCAGCCAGGACCGTGACGAGCTCAACCGTCGTGCCGATGGAACCCGGCGCCCCTGGTATTCGACGCTCGCCGCCAGGGCCGTCATGGTCGCGCTGAGCGTCCTCTTCCTCCTCCCGCTGTACTGGATGAGCGTCTCCTCGTTGAAGTCCGACGAAGAGCTCGCGCAGTTCCCGCCGACGTTGATCCCCGAGACCTGGGAGTTCGGCAACTACGTCGACGCCGTCCTGGCCATGCCGTTCCTGACCTTCTTCGCGAACTCGGCCATCATCACCACATCGGTCGTGGTCCTGTCCGTCCTGTCGAACTTCGTGATCGCCTACAGCTTCGCGTGCATCGACTGGCCAGGCCGGGACAAGCTCTTCTACGTCGTCATCGCCACCCTCTTCCTCCCCTTTCCTGTCACGCTCATCCCGATGTTCGACATGTGGGCCCGGCTGGGGCTGGTCAACACGTTGTTCCCACTGATCATCCCGGCCGCCTTCGGATCGGCTTTCTACATCTTTCTGCTACGGCAGTTCCTCAAGCAGATCCCGCAAGACATGCTCAACGCTGCCCGGGTCGACGGCGCAAGCGAGTGGACCATCGTGTGGCGCCTGGCATTGCCGACCTCACGGCCCGCGCTGGTCACCGTGGCGATCTTCGCGGCGGTCGCTGCGTGGAACGACTTCATGGGCCCGCTGATCTACCTCCAGGACGAGAGCGTGCAGACGCTTTCCATCGGTCTGCAGACGTTCCGCTCGGTGAATGCTCAGGACGTCTCGTTCAACCAGCTGATGGCCGCATCGTTCCTTGTGATCTTGCCGTTGCTCCTCCTGTTCTTCATCTTCCAGCGGTACTTCATCCGCGGCATCACGATCGGAGGGTTCAAGTGA
- a CDS encoding Gfo/Idh/MocA family protein yields MTVHSPVRIGIIGGGGIAGAHLLGYAATAAAQITAIADASPDTLAQRTKETGARGYSDFHELVQDPEVDAVDICLPHHLHRDAIVAAAEAGKHILCEKPLCLSADEARDVRDAVQRSGITLMCAHNQLFMPAVARAKEIIESGTLGAVYEVRTTDSFFNDFDPKNMGWRAHTATSGGGEYIDTGYHPTYLLRHLSGGRPETVFAMMSTHRLTFMEGEDSAQVLVRFDNGSVGQLVTSWAYQAAPGTDRFSVVGDNGSLSSDGTVLRVKVRGETNERVYQHEPVDTFAAEIADFVECLTTGRRPLNTEDDGIEVLGIILAAYESARSGKAERVLTV; encoded by the coding sequence ATGACCGTTCACTCGCCCGTTCGCATCGGCATCATCGGCGGCGGAGGAATCGCCGGCGCCCACCTGTTGGGGTACGCCGCCACGGCCGCTGCGCAGATCACCGCAATTGCTGACGCATCCCCGGATACTCTCGCCCAGCGCACCAAGGAGACCGGAGCTCGCGGCTACAGCGACTTCCACGAGCTGGTGCAGGACCCCGAGGTCGATGCCGTCGACATCTGTCTTCCGCACCACCTGCACCGCGATGCGATCGTCGCCGCCGCCGAGGCCGGCAAGCACATCCTGTGCGAGAAGCCACTGTGCTTGAGCGCCGACGAAGCCCGTGACGTCCGCGACGCCGTCCAGAGGTCCGGCATCACCCTCATGTGCGCCCACAACCAGCTGTTCATGCCGGCTGTGGCCAGGGCCAAGGAGATCATCGAATCCGGCACTCTCGGCGCCGTGTATGAGGTACGCACGACCGACTCATTCTTCAACGACTTCGACCCGAAGAACATGGGATGGCGGGCCCATACCGCGACGTCGGGCGGGGGCGAGTACATCGACACTGGTTATCACCCGACGTACCTACTGAGGCACCTCTCGGGCGGACGTCCGGAGACGGTCTTCGCCATGATGTCGACGCACCGGCTGACCTTCATGGAGGGTGAGGACTCCGCTCAGGTCCTGGTGCGCTTCGACAACGGCAGCGTGGGCCAGCTGGTCACCTCCTGGGCCTACCAGGCGGCCCCGGGCACCGACCGCTTCAGCGTCGTCGGCGACAACGGTTCGCTCAGTTCCGATGGCACCGTCCTGCGCGTGAAGGTGCGGGGGGAGACGAACGAACGGGTGTATCAGCACGAGCCCGTTGACACCTTCGCCGCAGAGATCGCTGACTTCGTGGAGTGTCTGACCACGGGCAGGCGCCCGCTGAACACCGAGGACGACGGTATCGAAGTGCTCGGCATCATCCTCGCTGCCTATGAAAGCGCACGCAGTGGCAAGGCAGAGCGGGTCCTCACGGTCTGA